The nucleotide window GTTTGATATTCACGTAGGAAGTTCATTAGCACAACGTCCCAACGACCGTGAGGAAAATTGCCTCCAATTGCACAATTGCAGAAtcacataaatatcaatataatcatCTGCATTCCTTGCAATGATTCGCTAACATGccagtatttaattaaaacgattCATAACACAATGGTGTCAGGCGATCATTAATGCAGGACTGCACTGGAGAAATAATAACATGTTTGTTTCTCTGGTATtcgcaaaaaataaatgttctgcTACAACGAACAAAATTAAGAAGAACTTGTATCAAACGCCtcccaaaaaaatatgtttaaaaatgtttatattcctAGATGGAATAAAATCATGTAAAATCGTAAACCGAGACTTTTTTTAAGCAAAGGTAACATTCCATTCAGCCTACATTACACAATTAAATACTTGACACAAATGTAAGTCATTCCCATTAAAAATAGCCATGTTTTGAAAAGCGGGCCACCGTGCAATCGCCATGTATATCAGCAATTAACTCTGTTAATAGACTCTAGTACAGACGTTGGATTTTCTTGCTAAGAATTCCGCTTGAAAAAATCTCCACGCATGCTACCGTTGTGGTACGAAAGCGTAAAATGGAACGGTATACagaacaatgtattttattaacataatgcgGTGCGGATTAGAGGGCCTTGTAAGGATtgtcataaaagaaaatataagttattctaaaccgtggataaataataatatcaattaaaaccGACATGATATTGATCGCAGGTACTCGGTGGAAATAGGCCGCTTTTGACAAGTCCATCTATAAATCTTTAAGGGATGCCTATGTTCCGCAGTGTACCTCATATCGCTGATGATGAAAAATCATGATATCCGAATGTTTTGAGATCAAATAATCGATTAATATCATGTTTCTATAAAAGTATTCGACAGagaaattacaaactatttgttttacaatatcatTATTTGCTAACTTATGGCATCGACAAGAAATTATGATCAAATAGTTTATAGAAGCGAAGTAGTGAagacttttaaataaatgtgttcttatcttatttcatattattcttGACCTGTTCAAACACAAAtggctttttaaataaaagatcgAATAAACACGAtatgtaaattaattctaaTCAAATGTTCTATTTCGTAACTTAATTGAAATGTCAAGATAATATTACGTGGGTATTCActctaatattatattgtagtacTTCTAGACTGAAAACTGACCAAAAACATAATAGTTCTTCTATTCACACTCCGAATGGCTAGGCAATGACCCCCACCAACGAAAgaactaatatatataaaagttaatatcgtcgctgtaggtggagaactgTAAGCGCATACCTTCGttacattatttactttttctacaacaaaatatatattatttgaatatatttatttctccacttttaacataaaaaaagctataatttcgaaacggaataagataatgaaatgcttgttgggccaaaatatgcgccatgttttgggcaacacaaaagtgatgaaagtccaaaatggccaaaatccgagttatttagttctccacctacaacgacgatatatatatgttaaacgaaatttaaaaactaagaaTAACTTTTGGTCCAGCAATTGCAATCCAGAACGCAAAAAGAATTGCTATCTTTAGTTTCGAAGTTGCATACAATAAATTTATGCGCCGTGGAAACTGTCTTCAACAAGTTTCAGCTTCTTAATAGTGTTTCTCGGTAACATGACAACGTCTGCGTGTCGCCTAAACACGCAAACTCCTTGTcaatataaaaaccatttttCACTGACCTTGTCGCAAACGTTAAAAGTGAGTGGTGCAAGTCCTTTTAAACTTGAACTCTGTATTACGGCCGGGTCAAAGTTTACATTTGCATATAAATCACCgtgttttttacttttctattgTTCTATTAATTAGCTTGCGTCAATTTTGATACAATGGGAGTTGCAGTTGCTTTTTGTTGGTATATCCTGTTTGAATGTTTTGTGTATGGAAATAAATGTTAGTTTGTGTTTTATCACGAATAACTACATCAATGAGTTGAAACTAGCGGTGTAGATAGTTGTGGTGTTCATGACGAAATTCCGATTTGTCagaatatacttattaaaacagtcattattagttttattcttTGGTTAGTAGCTTTGGTACCACTAATCCATGACTTGTTAGACTTCAGCCGGTAGCGATCTTTTgtgataatgtttaaaaatatgtttttcataaaGGCAAGCACAGAATAGATAAAACCTCAAGAGCAACTCCTGCCGTCTCTTGTTTACTAATTTTGATTGCAAGTAAGTGCTAGTATCGCATGGCAACTTAATATAGATTTTTCGTATTAACGTTATGtgaactttataattatacgtTTGGGAGTGCCTGAATGCGAAGTAGTAGAATTTGTCACGTTCCGTTTTGCGTAATGTATGGATGATATATTAAAAGATGCAGTATTAAAGTCGTTATCGATcgttcaataataattagaggctatccatatatatattttgcacaTGTTAAGATTGAGGAACGTGTTAACGAAATGTGACATTATGTGATTAGCGGGCGGGGTCATAACTTTTGTGACGTGACATAGCAAAATCTTCAGTATTAAAACACAGAACATTAACTGTGATCAAAAACAGTGATACATGgtatgtataaaaacatatgaTGTCACACCAAGGGAGTCACGCAATTGTCACCACGGGTGACATGGATGGAAAAAGGGCTCGAAAATCATAAAATTCGTATAAGGTAATTTATGGATGATCCCTTATTCGAAGTTGTGATAAATACATTCTTTACATCTTATTTTCCAATTCTATACGATAGAATagcgaaatattattttttatttgattacaaaCGAATCAATGCCATCGACATAAGAAAGTGCTTAAATTTTACGAACGATAATTTGTATACGTCGACTTAGCAGCCGACACCAGTCACCGATCAATTACATTCAAGATTACTAACTCGATGTAATTACCATTAATCCATTCAAATACTGGCTATTCTAGTATGTTTTGAATTGGCATATCTATTGCCATTTCTGTCAGTCACGTAATATAGAGTGAAAGCGGGTCTCAAGTCTCAACCCGGACCGGAATTATCGTCAAGGGACTTATTCCCTGTGCAATGGTACCGTACGTAGTTGATGGATGAGCCACATTTTAATGTTAAGACTTATTTGATGCATATAATCGATTTCTATTGGCTTGGATTTccataaagataaattatttatataaagtgtataattaatattcttcaAATAGTAAATACATCATTTGCGCTTTATAATAGTACATAATAGGCACACAGCATTATGAAACATTTGGTATTACTGCAAACGGgaagaaaaaaatgattaatatttcgaaataagagcaaaaaaaatcttaactcAATTCTATTCAACATAGGATTCCACGAAGCTGAAATTATAAAGTGGAGACATGTACAATTATCAATTTAAGAAAATACACATCCCCAAAATAACGAAGAAGACAATTGCATAGATACcatttataaaggaaaaatgatttaatcactctaataaaatacaaaaataacttgcTGACATTTTGTTATCACAGAACACGTTTTTGTTGcgtaacaaaaatttaaataattacattaaacagCAGACGACGTAttcgattttaatttgaaatgtgtacgaaatattcaattttacatACTCAGTTACTATTATCATACACAGTGTATAGATAAAAAGAATTATCATGGCTGCGGAAATAATAATCAGTACAGTATACCTTTACGTTAATTGgggtttaatacaaaatatctcTCCCAGATAAGATATAGACTTAATTTCAGTATCATTTAAAACCATCggcttaatattttataactatatgtttagatttttataattgcaatttaatatacaaaaatcgGCTAGTAATAGAGGATATAGGTAATCTCTATTACTGttaagtacatttatttaaaatatgacaataataaCTTATCTgcaaagaagtaaaaaaaaatacaaaaattacctGTATCCTTTAcattacgttataaaaatacaaaaactaacgTTCCATTCTGAACCGACTATGTTTCATAACCAAGTTATTTGCCTCCATGTTCCAAAAGGTCACCCGTTTCATTCATAACGAAGTAAATAACACCGAGAAACCACTGTGATGTAAACGTTTGACTCACATTCTGAAGACACCGAACTTGCTATCTCTGAATGGAGCATTCAATGCTGCTGATAAGCTCAGTCCAATCACTTTCCTTGTATCGACTGGAGCGACGATTCCGTCATCCCACAATCTAGCAGTACTGTAATACGGACGACCTTCCTTCTCGAACTGTGCTTCTAATGGTCCTCTTACTTTCTTTTCATCTTCATCAGTCCACGTCTTACCTTCTCTTATCGCTTTTTCTTTTGCTACTAAGGATAGAACAGTCGCAGCTTGAGGCCCACCCATTACAGATATTCTAGCATTGGGCCACATGTATAGGAAGCTGGGGGAGTATGCGCGTCCACACATGCCGTAGTTTCCAGCACCAAAACTGCCTCCTACAATGACAGTAACCTTCGGTCCCTTGAAACAGCTCACTGCGGTCACCATTTTAGCTCCATTCTTAGCTATACCA belongs to Manduca sexta isolate Smith_Timp_Sample1 unplaced genomic scaffold, JHU_Msex_v1.0 HiC_scaffold_2780, whole genome shotgun sequence and includes:
- the LOC119192430 gene encoding methylcrotonoyl-CoA carboxylase beta chain, mitochondrial-like, giving the protein MVGREAEAGGIAKNGAKMVTAVSCFKGPKVTVIVGGSFGAGNYGMCGRAYSPSFLYMWPNARISVMGGPQAATVLSLVAKEKAIREGKTWTDEDEKKVRGPLEAQFEKEGRPYYSTARLWDDGIVAPVDTRKVIGLSLSAALNAPFRDSKFGVFRM